A single genomic interval of Mycolicibacterium holsaticum DSM 44478 = JCM 12374 harbors:
- a CDS encoding SPFH domain-containing protein, producing MDGAVAGLILLAVLVVFAAIIVAKSIALIPQAEAAVIERLGRYSRTVSGQLTLLVPFVDRIRARVDLRERVVSFPPQPVITEDNLTVAIDTVVYFQVTNPQAAVYQISNYIVGVEQLTTTTLRNLVGGMTLEQTLTSRDQINTALRGVLDEATGRWGLRVARVELRAIDPPPSIQDSMEKQMRADREKRAMILTAEGQRESAIKQAEGQKQAQILSAEGAKQAAILAAEAERQSRMLRAQGERAAQYLQAQGQAKAIEKTFAAIKAGRPTPELLAYQYLQTLPQMAKGEANKVWLVPSDFGAALQGFTKMLGAPGEDGVFRYTPSPVEDDLPKPEDDSDEVADWFSTETDPEIARAVAKAEAEARTPVQQPGYPAPQLGASPTVQPGAPTPPPSVPAHGDDGGSHAR from the coding sequence ATGGACGGTGCCGTCGCCGGATTGATCCTCCTCGCGGTGTTGGTGGTGTTCGCCGCCATCATCGTCGCCAAGTCGATCGCGCTGATCCCGCAGGCCGAGGCCGCGGTCATCGAACGGTTGGGCCGGTACAGCCGCACGGTCAGCGGCCAGTTGACGCTGCTGGTGCCGTTCGTCGACAGGATCCGCGCCAGGGTCGACCTGCGCGAGCGGGTGGTGTCGTTTCCGCCGCAGCCGGTGATCACCGAGGACAACCTGACAGTGGCGATCGACACGGTGGTCTATTTCCAGGTCACCAACCCGCAGGCCGCGGTGTACCAGATCAGCAACTACATCGTCGGTGTCGAGCAGCTGACCACGACGACGCTGCGCAACCTGGTCGGTGGCATGACCCTGGAGCAGACGCTGACCTCGCGCGACCAGATCAACACCGCGCTGCGCGGTGTGCTCGACGAGGCCACGGGCCGGTGGGGGCTGCGGGTGGCGCGGGTAGAGCTGCGCGCCATCGACCCGCCGCCCTCGATTCAGGATTCGATGGAAAAACAGATGCGCGCGGACCGCGAGAAGCGCGCGATGATCCTGACCGCCGAGGGGCAGCGGGAGTCGGCGATCAAGCAGGCCGAGGGGCAGAAGCAGGCACAGATCCTCTCGGCCGAGGGTGCCAAGCAGGCCGCGATCCTGGCGGCCGAGGCCGAACGTCAGTCGCGGATGCTGCGGGCCCAGGGTGAACGCGCCGCCCAGTATCTGCAGGCCCAGGGTCAGGCCAAGGCGATCGAGAAGACGTTCGCCGCAATCAAGGCCGGCCGTCCGACCCCCGAGCTGCTGGCCTACCAGTACCTGCAGACCCTGCCGCAGATGGCCAAGGGGGAGGCCAACAAGGTGTGGCTGGTGCCCAGCGATTTCGGCGCCGCGCTACAGGGTTTCACCAAGATGCTCGGCGCGCCCGGCGAGGACGGCGTCTTCCGGTACACCCCGTCGCCGGTCGAGGACGATCTGCCCAAGCCCGAGGACGACTCCGATGAAGTGGCCGATTGGTTCTCCACCGAGACCGATCCGGAAATCGCGCGGGCCGTCGCCAAGGCCGAGGCGGAGGCCCGGACCCCGGTGCAGCAACCGGGCTACCCGGCGCCCCAGCTGGGTGCCTCACCGACGGTCCAGCCCGGCGCGCCGACCCCGCCCCCCTCGGTTCCCGCGCACGGCGACGACGGTGGATCGCACGCGCGGTAG
- a CDS encoding NfeD family protein, with protein sequence MPAALIWLVAALALAGAEALTGDMFLLMLGGGALAAAGSSLIFDDLWVHGAVFAVVSVLLLMLVRPALRRQFLSGRGLPEPVKALEGKSALVLDRVARHQGQVKLEGEVWTARPLNEEDVYEQGDHVTVVHIDGATAVVHKLD encoded by the coding sequence ATGCCTGCTGCGTTGATCTGGCTTGTCGCCGCGCTCGCCCTCGCCGGGGCCGAGGCGCTGACCGGCGACATGTTCTTGCTCATGCTGGGCGGCGGTGCGTTGGCCGCGGCGGGGTCGAGCCTCATCTTCGACGATCTGTGGGTGCACGGCGCGGTGTTCGCGGTCGTGTCGGTGCTGCTGCTGATGCTGGTGCGGCCGGCGCTGCGCAGACAGTTCTTGTCCGGACGCGGGCTGCCCGAGCCGGTCAAGGCGCTGGAGGGCAAGAGCGCGCTGGTGCTCGACCGGGTGGCGCGCCACCAGGGGCAGGTCAAGCTGGAGGGCGAAGTATGGACGGCGCGCCCCCTGAACGAAGAAGATGTGTACGAACAGGGCGACCACGTGACCGTGGTGCACATCGACGGCGCCACCGCCGTTGTCCACAAGCTCGACTAG
- a CDS encoding ferrochelatase — translation MADPVLDAVLLLSFGGPEGEADVMPFLENVTRGRGIPRERLADVAEHYLHFGGVSPITGINRALIDRLRGLLDVPVYFGNRNWQPYVEDTVAAMADDGIRQAAVFATSAWGGYSSCTQYVEDIARARAVTGERAPHLVKLRQYYDHPLFVAMFADAVTAAAQTVPDGARLVFTAHSIPQSARSRCGPDLYARQVAYAARLVAAAAGYDDYDQVWQSRSGPPQMPWLEPDVGDHLKVLADRGTTAVIVCPIGFVADHIEVVWDLDHELRLQAEEAGVAFARAATPNADLARVAADLFDELRTGRPPARVEAPNQPPLQGFSVDGVRCTPNCVD, via the coding sequence ATGGCCGACCCGGTCCTTGACGCCGTCCTGCTGCTGTCCTTCGGCGGGCCGGAGGGTGAGGCCGACGTGATGCCGTTCCTGGAGAACGTCACCCGCGGCCGCGGCATCCCGCGGGAGCGGCTGGCCGACGTCGCCGAGCACTACCTGCACTTCGGTGGGGTGTCGCCGATCACCGGGATCAACCGCGCGCTGATCGACCGGCTGCGCGGGCTCCTCGACGTGCCGGTCTACTTCGGCAACCGCAACTGGCAGCCGTACGTCGAAGACACCGTCGCCGCGATGGCCGACGACGGCATTCGGCAGGCGGCGGTGTTCGCCACCTCGGCGTGGGGCGGCTACTCCAGCTGCACGCAGTACGTCGAGGACATCGCACGGGCGCGCGCGGTCACCGGTGAGCGCGCCCCGCACCTGGTCAAACTGCGCCAGTACTACGACCATCCGCTGTTCGTGGCGATGTTCGCCGACGCGGTCACCGCCGCTGCGCAGACGGTGCCCGACGGCGCCCGGCTGGTGTTCACCGCGCACTCCATACCTCAGTCGGCCCGATCCCGTTGCGGGCCGGACCTTTACGCGCGTCAGGTCGCCTACGCCGCCCGGCTGGTCGCCGCTGCGGCCGGCTACGACGATTACGATCAGGTCTGGCAATCGCGGTCCGGGCCGCCGCAGATGCCCTGGCTGGAACCCGATGTCGGCGACCACCTCAAGGTGCTCGCCGACCGCGGCACCACGGCGGTGATCGTGTGCCCGATCGGCTTCGTCGCCGACCACATCGAGGTGGTGTGGGATCTCGACCATGAGCTCAGGTTGCAGGCCGAGGAAGCGGGCGTGGCGTTCGCGCGCGCGGCCACCCCCAACGCCGACCTCGCGCGGGTGGCAGCCGACCTGTTCGACGAGCTGCGTACCGGACGTCCGCCCGCCCGCGTCGAAGCCCCGAACCAGCCGCCGCTACAGGGGTTTTCGGTCGACGGCGTGCGGTGCACACCGAACTGCGTGGACTAG
- the inhA gene encoding NADH-dependent enoyl-ACP reductase InhA, with protein sequence MAAILEGKRILVTGIITDSSIAFHIARVAQEAGAELVLTGFDRMKLIRRIADRLPKEAPLLELDVQDEKHLDTLADRITEVIGEGNKLDGVVHSIGFMPQSGMGINPFFDAPYEDVAKGIHISAFSYASLAKATLPIMNRGGSIVGMDFDPTRAMPAYNWMTVAKSALESVNRFVAREAGPFGVRSNLVAAGPIRTLAMSAIVGGALGAEAGEQMRLLEEGWDQRAPVGWDMKDPTPVAKTVCALLSDWLPATTGTVVYADGGASTQLL encoded by the coding sequence ATGGCAGCGATTCTCGAAGGCAAGCGCATCCTCGTCACGGGGATCATCACCGACTCCTCGATCGCGTTCCACATCGCGCGGGTGGCCCAGGAAGCCGGCGCGGAGTTGGTGCTGACCGGATTCGACCGGATGAAGCTCATCCGGCGCATCGCCGATCGGCTGCCCAAGGAGGCGCCGCTGCTGGAACTCGACGTGCAGGACGAAAAGCACCTCGACACGCTGGCCGACCGGATCACCGAGGTGATCGGCGAGGGCAACAAGCTCGACGGTGTGGTGCACTCGATCGGGTTCATGCCGCAGTCGGGGATGGGCATCAACCCGTTCTTCGACGCGCCCTACGAGGATGTCGCCAAGGGCATCCACATCTCGGCGTTCTCGTACGCGTCGCTGGCCAAGGCGACGCTGCCGATCATGAACCGCGGCGGCAGCATCGTCGGCATGGACTTCGACCCCACCCGCGCGATGCCGGCATACAACTGGATGACGGTGGCCAAGAGCGCGCTGGAGTCCGTCAACCGGTTCGTGGCCCGTGAGGCAGGTCCGTTCGGGGTGCGCTCCAATCTCGTTGCCGCAGGCCCGATTCGCACGCTGGCGATGAGTGCGATCGTCGGCGGCGCGCTGGGCGCGGAGGCCGGTGAGCAGATGCGGCTGCTCGAGGAGGGCTGGGACCAGCGCGCGCCGGTCGGCTGGGACATGAAGGATCCCACCCCGGTGGCCAAGACGGTGTGCGCCCTGCTCTCGGACTGGTTGCCCGCCACCACCGGCACGGTGGTCTACGCCGACGGCGGCGCCAGCACGCAGTTGCTGTAG
- the fabG1 gene encoding 3-oxoacyl-ACP reductase FabG1 has translation MTETAVPESASQTAGARPPFVSRSVLVTGGNRGIGLAIAQRLAADGHKVAVTHRGSGAPEGLFGVVCDVTDNEAVDRAFKEVEEHQGPVEVLVSNAGISKDAFLMRMTEERFEEVINANLTGAFRVAQRASRSMQRKRFGRIIFIGSVSGMWGIGNQANYAAAKAGLIGMARSISRELSKAGVTANVVAPGYIDTEMTRALDERIQAGALDFIPAKRVGTAEEVAGAVSFLASEDASYIAGAVIPVDGGMGMGH, from the coding sequence ATGACCGAGACTGCTGTACCTGAATCGGCCAGCCAAACGGCAGGCGCTCGTCCGCCTTTCGTGTCCCGTTCGGTGCTGGTCACCGGTGGAAACCGCGGCATCGGGCTGGCGATCGCGCAGCGGCTGGCCGCCGACGGGCACAAGGTCGCCGTCACGCATCGCGGCTCCGGCGCCCCCGAGGGCCTGTTCGGCGTCGTGTGTGACGTCACCGACAACGAGGCCGTCGACCGCGCCTTCAAGGAGGTCGAGGAGCATCAGGGCCCGGTCGAGGTACTGGTCTCCAACGCCGGTATCTCCAAGGACGCGTTCCTGATGCGGATGACCGAGGAGCGCTTCGAAGAGGTCATCAACGCCAACCTGACCGGCGCGTTCCGGGTGGCCCAGCGCGCGTCACGCAGCATGCAGCGCAAGCGTTTCGGCCGGATCATCTTCATCGGCTCGGTGTCGGGCATGTGGGGGATCGGCAACCAGGCCAACTACGCGGCCGCCAAGGCCGGTTTGATCGGAATGGCCCGCTCGATCTCGCGCGAGCTGTCGAAGGCGGGCGTCACCGCCAACGTCGTCGCGCCGGGCTACATCGACACCGAGATGACCCGCGCGCTCGACGAACGGATCCAGGCCGGGGCGCTGGACTTCATCCCGGCCAAGCGGGTCGGCACCGCCGAGGAGGTGGCCGGCGCGGTCAGCTTCCTGGCATCCGAGGACGCCAGCTACATCGCCGGCGCCGTCATCCCGGTCGACGGCGGCATGGGCATGGGCCACTAA
- a CDS encoding VWA domain-containing protein, whose protein sequence is MTLPLLGPVSLTGFQHIWWFLLFLVVVLGLAGYYAVTQLSRRRRLQQFANTELLDSVAPKRPSPLRFVPAALMGIALLLCTIALAGPTHDQRLPRNRAVVMLVMDVSQSMKATDVEPNRLVAAQEASKKFVDELTPGINLGVIAYAGTATVLVSPTTNRDASRRAIDNLQVADRTATGEAIFTALSSISTVGAVIGGGDTPPPAHIVLFSDGKETAPSNPDNPKGAFTAARAAKDQGVPISTISFGTANGSVEVNGERVPVPVDDKMMKRIAELSGGEAYTAANLDELNKVYATLQDQIGYETVRGEATTGWLRLAALVAAIAAVASLLINRRLPL, encoded by the coding sequence ATGACCCTTCCGCTGCTGGGACCGGTATCGCTCACGGGCTTCCAACACATCTGGTGGTTCCTGCTGTTCCTGGTCGTCGTGCTGGGCCTGGCCGGGTACTACGCGGTCACCCAGCTGTCCCGGCGCAGGCGGTTGCAGCAGTTCGCCAACACCGAACTGCTCGACAGCGTGGCTCCCAAACGCCCGAGCCCCTTGCGGTTCGTGCCCGCGGCGCTGATGGGAATCGCGTTGCTGCTGTGCACGATCGCGCTGGCCGGACCCACCCATGACCAACGGCTGCCGCGTAACCGTGCGGTCGTGATGCTGGTGATGGACGTGTCGCAGTCGATGAAGGCCACCGATGTCGAGCCCAACCGGCTGGTGGCCGCCCAGGAGGCGTCGAAGAAGTTCGTCGACGAACTCACCCCGGGTATCAACCTCGGCGTGATCGCCTACGCCGGCACCGCAACGGTGCTGGTCTCGCCGACCACGAACCGCGACGCGAGCCGGCGCGCCATCGACAACCTGCAGGTGGCCGACCGCACCGCCACCGGCGAGGCGATCTTCACGGCGCTGTCGTCGATCTCCACCGTCGGCGCGGTCATCGGCGGCGGTGACACGCCGCCGCCCGCGCACATCGTGCTGTTCTCCGACGGCAAGGAAACCGCGCCGTCGAACCCGGACAACCCCAAGGGTGCGTTCACCGCGGCGCGGGCCGCCAAGGATCAGGGCGTGCCGATCTCGACGATCTCCTTCGGCACCGCCAACGGCTCGGTGGAGGTCAACGGCGAGCGGGTGCCGGTGCCCGTCGACGACAAGATGATGAAGCGGATCGCCGAACTCTCCGGCGGCGAGGCCTACACCGCGGCCAACCTCGACGAGCTCAACAAGGTCTACGCCACGCTGCAGGACCAGATCGGCTATGAGACCGTCCGCGGCGAGGCCACCACCGGCTGGCTGCGCCTGGCCGCGCTGGTGGCCGCGATCGCGGCGGTGGCGAGCCTGTTGATCAACCGACGGCTGCCGCTGTAG
- a CDS encoding VWA domain-containing protein — protein MTLPLLGPITLSGFEHAWFFLFLLVVLAVVGLYIVVQMARHRRMLRFANMELLESVAPKRSSRWRHLPAILLVIALVFLTVAMAGPTHDVRIPRNRAVVMLVMDVSQSMRATDVLPNRMAAAQEASKQFADELTPGINLGLISYAGTATVLVSPTTGREATKNAIDNLQFADRTATGEGIFTALQAIATVGAVIGGGDEPPPARIVLFSDGKETVPSNPDNPKGAYTAARTAKDQGVPISTISFGTPYGYVEINDQRQPVPVDDEMLKKIADLSGGEAFTASSLEQLREVYANLQQQIGYETIKGDASTGWLRLGALALALATLAALAINRRLPN, from the coding sequence ATGACATTGCCGTTGCTCGGCCCGATAACGCTCTCGGGCTTCGAACACGCGTGGTTCTTCTTGTTTCTGCTTGTGGTGCTCGCGGTCGTCGGACTCTACATCGTGGTCCAGATGGCCCGGCACCGGCGGATGTTGCGCTTTGCCAACATGGAGTTGCTGGAAAGCGTTGCGCCCAAACGGTCTTCACGCTGGCGACACCTGCCCGCGATCCTGCTGGTGATCGCGTTGGTGTTTCTCACGGTGGCGATGGCGGGCCCGACCCACGACGTTCGCATTCCGCGTAACCGCGCGGTGGTGATGCTCGTCATGGACGTGTCGCAGTCGATGCGCGCCACCGACGTGCTGCCGAACCGGATGGCCGCAGCCCAGGAGGCGTCCAAGCAGTTCGCCGACGAACTGACCCCCGGGATCAACCTCGGGCTGATCTCGTACGCGGGCACGGCGACCGTGCTGGTGTCGCCGACCACCGGGCGTGAGGCCACCAAGAACGCGATCGACAATCTGCAGTTCGCCGACCGCACCGCCACCGGCGAGGGTATCTTCACCGCGCTGCAGGCGATCGCCACCGTCGGGGCGGTGATCGGCGGCGGCGACGAACCGCCGCCCGCGCGCATCGTGCTGTTCTCCGACGGTAAGGAGACGGTGCCGTCCAACCCGGACAACCCCAAGGGCGCCTACACCGCGGCCCGCACCGCCAAGGATCAGGGCGTGCCGATCTCGACGATCTCGTTCGGCACGCCGTACGGCTACGTCGAGATCAACGACCAGCGCCAGCCGGTGCCGGTCGACGACGAGATGCTCAAGAAGATCGCCGATCTGTCCGGCGGCGAGGCGTTCACCGCGTCCAGCCTCGAACAGCTGCGCGAGGTCTACGCCAACCTGCAGCAGCAGATCGGCTACGAGACGATCAAGGGCGATGCAAGTACCGGCTGGCTGCGTCTGGGTGCGCTGGCGTTGGCGCTGGCAACGCTTGCGGCGCTGGCCATCAACCGTCGGTTGCCGAACTGA
- a CDS encoding DUF58 domain-containing protein, which translates to MTSSRRAVDLPSLKRGEIRDPALTAALRKLELTVRRKLDGVLHGDHLGLLPGPGSEPGESRLYQPGDDVRRMDWSVTARTTHPHVRQMIADRELETWLVVDMSASLDFGTTGCEKRDLAVAAAAAITFLNSGGGNRIGAIIANGDSVRRVPALSGRMHEQEMLRTIATMPKAPTGVRGDLAAAIDALRRPERRRGMAVIISDFLGPINWMRPLRAIAGRHEVLGIEILDPRDVELPPVGDVVLQDAETGVTREFTIDEQLRDDFERAAAAHRAEVARTLRRCDAPLLTLRTDRDWIADVVRFVANRRRGALAGHA; encoded by the coding sequence GTGACTAGTTCGCGGCGCGCGGTCGACCTGCCGTCGCTGAAGCGCGGGGAGATCCGTGATCCGGCCCTGACCGCGGCGCTGCGCAAGCTGGAGCTGACGGTGCGCCGCAAGCTCGACGGCGTGCTGCACGGCGATCACCTCGGGCTGCTGCCCGGTCCCGGTTCCGAACCGGGGGAGTCGCGGCTCTATCAGCCCGGCGACGACGTGCGCCGGATGGACTGGTCGGTCACGGCGCGCACCACCCATCCACACGTGCGGCAGATGATCGCCGACCGCGAACTCGAGACGTGGCTGGTGGTCGACATGTCGGCCAGCCTGGACTTCGGCACCACCGGATGCGAGAAGCGCGACCTCGCGGTGGCCGCCGCCGCGGCGATCACGTTCCTCAACAGCGGGGGCGGTAACCGGATCGGCGCGATCATCGCCAACGGCGACTCGGTGCGCCGGGTGCCCGCCCTCTCGGGCCGCATGCACGAGCAGGAGATGCTGCGCACGATCGCGACCATGCCCAAGGCGCCCACGGGAGTTCGCGGCGATCTGGCCGCCGCCATCGATGCGCTGCGCCGTCCGGAGCGCCGCCGCGGGATGGCGGTCATCATCAGCGACTTCCTCGGCCCGATCAACTGGATGCGCCCGCTGCGCGCCATCGCCGGCCGCCACGAAGTGCTCGGCATCGAGATCCTCGACCCGCGTGACGTCGAATTGCCGCCGGTCGGCGACGTCGTCCTGCAGGACGCCGAAACCGGTGTGACGCGCGAGTTCACCATCGACGAGCAGTTGCGCGACGACTTCGAACGGGCCGCGGCGGCCCACCGTGCGGAAGTCGCCAGGACGCTGCGCCGATGCGATGCGCCGCTGCTGACGCTGCGCACCGACCGGGACTGGATCGCCGACGTCGTCCGATTCGTCGCCAACCGCAGGCGTGGCGCGCTGGCAGGCCACGCCTAG
- the moxR1 gene encoding chaperone MoxR1 yields MTSPSGPPQGAGGYSGQAPAQGYPQGSHAAPANAAPTNGGLQQEVHTLERAIFEVKRIIVGQDQLVERMLVGLLAKGHVLLEGVPGVAKTLAVETFAKVVGGTFARIQFTPDLVPTDIVGTRIYRVGKEEFDIELGPVVVNFLLADEINRAPAKVQSALLEVMAERKISIGGKTFPLPQPFLVMATQNPIEQEGVYALPEAQRDRFLFKLNIDYPTPEEEREIIYRMGVKPPEPKQVLAPGDLLRLQDVAANTFVHHALVDYVVRVVTATRQPEKFGMPDAKAWIAYGASPRASLGIIAASRALALVRGRDYVVPQDVVEVIPDVLRHRLVLTYDALADEISAETVINRILQTVALPQVNAIPQQGHSVPPVVPAAAGAATGR; encoded by the coding sequence ATGACGTCACCGAGTGGGCCGCCGCAGGGCGCTGGAGGGTACTCCGGCCAGGCACCGGCACAGGGCTACCCGCAGGGCTCGCACGCAGCACCGGCCAACGCGGCACCCACCAACGGTGGGCTGCAGCAGGAGGTCCACACCCTCGAACGGGCGATCTTCGAGGTCAAGCGCATCATCGTCGGGCAGGACCAGCTGGTCGAGCGGATGCTCGTCGGCCTGTTGGCCAAGGGCCACGTGCTCCTCGAGGGCGTACCGGGCGTCGCCAAGACGCTGGCCGTGGAGACCTTCGCCAAGGTGGTCGGCGGCACCTTCGCCCGTATCCAGTTCACCCCCGACCTGGTCCCCACCGACATCGTCGGCACCCGGATCTACCGGGTGGGCAAGGAGGAGTTCGACATCGAACTCGGCCCGGTGGTGGTCAACTTCCTGCTCGCCGACGAGATCAACCGCGCCCCGGCCAAGGTGCAGTCGGCGCTGCTGGAGGTCATGGCCGAGCGCAAGATCTCCATCGGCGGCAAGACCTTCCCGCTGCCGCAGCCGTTCCTGGTGATGGCCACGCAGAACCCGATCGAGCAGGAGGGTGTCTACGCGCTGCCCGAGGCCCAGCGCGACCGCTTCCTGTTCAAGCTCAACATCGACTACCCGACACCCGAGGAAGAGCGCGAGATCATCTACCGGATGGGCGTCAAGCCGCCGGAACCCAAACAGGTTCTGGCGCCCGGTGATCTGCTGCGCCTTCAGGACGTCGCAGCCAACACGTTCGTGCACCACGCCCTGGTGGACTACGTCGTGCGTGTGGTGACCGCGACCCGCCAGCCCGAGAAGTTCGGGATGCCCGACGCCAAGGCGTGGATCGCCTACGGCGCCTCCCCGCGTGCGTCGCTGGGCATCATCGCGGCCTCGCGCGCGCTCGCGCTCGTCCGGGGCCGCGACTACGTGGTCCCGCAGGACGTCGTCGAGGTGATCCCCGACGTGCTGCGGCACCGGTTGGTGCTGACCTACGACGCGCTCGCCGACGAGATCTCGGCCGAGACGGTGATCAACCGCATCCTGCAGACCGTGGCCCTGCCGCAAGTGAATGCCATTCCGCAGCAAGGCCATTCGGTGCCGCCCGTCGTGCCCGCCGCCGCCGGCGCGGCCACCGGTCGGTGA
- the ripB gene encoding NlpC/P60 family peptidoglycan endopeptidase RipB, giving the protein MLLWVAAVAVAAALAAPTSAAPNDGQWDPTLPKLISAGAPGDPLAVANASLAATAQATQATMDLGRKFLATLGFGTPEVASVAPGRVRGPQAIEYVIRRGGSQMGVPYSWGGGKPNGPSRGIDSGANTVGYDCSGFTQYSFAGVGVLIPKYSGDQYNTGRKVPTSQAKRGDLLFWGPGGSQHVAIYLGGGKMLEASGSAGKVTVSPVRQGGLQPYVARIIES; this is encoded by the coding sequence CTGCTTCTGTGGGTGGCCGCGGTGGCCGTTGCGGCCGCGCTCGCCGCCCCCACCTCGGCTGCCCCCAACGACGGCCAATGGGATCCCACGCTGCCCAAACTGATCAGCGCAGGAGCACCGGGTGACCCCCTCGCGGTCGCCAACGCCTCGCTGGCGGCCACCGCCCAGGCCACTCAGGCCACCATGGACCTCGGCCGCAAGTTCCTGGCCACGCTCGGGTTCGGCACCCCGGAGGTGGCCAGCGTCGCACCCGGACGGGTGCGCGGACCGCAGGCCATCGAGTACGTGATCCGTCGCGGCGGCTCGCAGATGGGCGTGCCGTACTCGTGGGGCGGTGGGAAGCCCAACGGCCCCAGCCGCGGCATCGACTCCGGCGCCAACACCGTCGGCTACGACTGTTCGGGCTTCACCCAGTACTCGTTCGCCGGGGTCGGGGTGCTGATCCCGAAGTACTCGGGCGACCAGTACAACACCGGGCGCAAGGTGCCGACCTCACAGGCCAAACGCGGCGACCTGTTGTTCTGGGGCCCCGGCGGCAGCCAGCACGTGGCGATCTATCTGGGCGGCGGAAAGATGCTCGAGGCGTCCGGCAGCGCGGGCAAGGTCACCGTCAGCCCGGTGCGGCAGGGCGGGTTGCAGCCCTACGTGGCCAGGATCATCGAATCCTGA
- the ripA gene encoding NlpC/P60 family peptidoglycan endopeptidase RipA codes for MRRNPGASATRPRGRLCAALLAVGLLFATPGLMTPAPAEAQPDGVAELVAAVANANQKLQELGAAIQAEQEGVNKAIVDVQTARDNAAAAQREVDASKLRVEDANRAIEAAQQRFDKFAAAAYVNGPSDSYLTASDPADIIDTVAAGQTLAVSTQQVIADLQRARTEQVNRDSAVRLAKQNADKALADAEASQQQAVSALKGAQSTFSAQQAELDKLIAERAAAQSKLNEIHKMSAAAPANRPQAPAAAPAAAKPAADWDRAPQGVDPATGNWATAWDPFLPAIPSAFVSGDPIAIINEILGIMSTSAQVTQDLGRSFLQKLGLLPTPTGYTNGVIPRVHGREATEYVIRRAMTQLGVPYSWGGGNAAGPSRGIDSGAGTVGFDCSGLMLYAFAGVGIKLDHYSGSQYNAGRKVPSSQMRRGDMLFWGPNASQHVALYLGDGQMLEAPYTGSVVKVSPVRTSGMTPYATRLIDW; via the coding sequence ATGAGACGCAACCCTGGCGCCTCTGCTACGCGGCCGCGCGGACGTCTTTGCGCGGCTCTGCTGGCGGTGGGACTGTTGTTCGCGACGCCCGGCCTGATGACGCCCGCCCCGGCCGAAGCCCAGCCGGACGGCGTCGCTGAACTGGTCGCCGCCGTCGCCAACGCCAACCAGAAGCTGCAGGAACTGGGCGCGGCGATCCAGGCCGAGCAGGAAGGCGTCAACAAGGCGATCGTCGACGTGCAGACCGCACGCGACAACGCCGCCGCCGCGCAGCGCGAGGTCGACGCCAGCAAGCTGCGCGTCGAGGACGCCAACCGGGCGATCGAAGCCGCACAGCAGCGGTTCGACAAGTTCGCCGCCGCCGCCTATGTCAACGGCCCCTCGGACTCCTACCTGACCGCCAGCGACCCGGCAGACATCATCGACACCGTCGCCGCGGGACAGACACTGGCGGTCAGCACCCAGCAGGTGATCGCCGACCTGCAGCGGGCCCGCACCGAGCAGGTGAACCGTGACTCCGCGGTGCGGCTGGCCAAGCAGAACGCCGACAAGGCCCTCGCCGACGCCGAAGCCAGCCAGCAGCAGGCGGTTTCGGCGCTCAAGGGCGCCCAGAGCACCTTCAGTGCACAGCAGGCCGAGCTCGACAAACTCATCGCCGAACGGGCCGCCGCACAAAGCAAGCTCAACGAGATCCACAAGATGTCGGCAGCGGCGCCGGCGAACCGTCCGCAGGCACCGGCGGCCGCGCCGGCGGCGGCGAAGCCGGCCGCCGACTGGGACCGCGCACCGCAGGGCGTCGACCCGGCCACGGGCAACTGGGCCACCGCGTGGGATCCGTTCCTGCCCGCCATTCCCAGCGCCTTCGTCAGCGGCGACCCGATCGCGATCATCAACGAGATCCTGGGCATCATGTCGACCTCGGCGCAGGTCACGCAGGATCTAGGCCGCAGCTTCCTGCAGAAGCTGGGTCTGCTGCCCACCCCCACCGGCTACACCAACGGCGTCATCCCGCGGGTCCACGGGCGGGAAGCCACCGAGTACGTGATCCGGCGCGCCATGACCCAGCTCGGGGTGCCCTACTCCTGGGGCGGCGGCAACGCGGCCGGACCCAGCCGGGGCATCGACTCCGGGGCGGGCACGGTCGGGTTCGACTGCTCGGGTCTGATGCTCTACGCCTTCGCCGGCGTCGGCATCAAGCTCGACCACTACTCGGGCTCCCAGTACAACGCGGGCCGCAAGGTCCCGTCGTCACAGATGCGCCGCGGCGACATGCTCTTCTGGGGTCCCAACGCCAGCCAGCACGTGGCCCTCTATCTCGGTGACGGGCAGATGCTCGAGGCGCCCTACACCGGTTCGGTAGTCAAGGTGTCACCGGTTCGGACCAGCGGCATGACCCCATACGCGACACGTCTCATCGACTGGTGA